From a region of the Arachis ipaensis cultivar K30076 chromosome B09, Araip1.1, whole genome shotgun sequence genome:
- the LOC107617486 gene encoding F-box/LRR-repeat protein 14 isoform X4 gives MVVSGRGDAHKRLCSSKFFKSWVSHPQKGQHCPSLLNLCIHAATQDILQYHTFSELPPDLTQQIFNNLLFSGRLTLPSLQAFRHCTLQDIYLGEYDADVVDDSWMDIVSSQGSSLLHLDLSASQLTDYGLSYLQQGLTNLTSLSFGRNHAISAEGMSALSGLVNLVNLNLERCPGIHGGLVHLQGLTKLESLNLKWCNCIIDVDMKPLSELTNLKSLEISSSKVTDIGIRFLKGLQNLALLNLEGCFVTAACLDTLAELPALSNLNISRCNFTNNGCEMFSRLTKLKSLNLDSCRIDDDGLVHLAGHQQLKCLELSDTEIGSSGLQHLSGMYSLEKLNVSFTMISDSGLSELCGLSSLKSLNLDARRVTDYGLATLASLSGLTDLDLFGVQITDFGTNYLKNFKSLQSLEICGGGLTDDGVKNIKNLSSLMFLNLSQNSNLTDTALHLISGLTSLVSLNVSNSRITRDGLQHLKTLHKLRSLSMESCEVTTNDIKELKSKYLPNLLSFRPEE, from the exons ATGGTGGTTTCTGGTAGAGGAGATGCACACAAGCGTCTTTGCAGCTCCAAATTCTTCAAATCTTGGGTTTCTCATCCACAAAAGGGACAACACTGTCCATCACTTCTCAATTTGTGCATCCACGCAGCCACCCAG GACATACTTCAATATCATACCTTTTCTGAACTCCCACCGGATTTAACTCAGCAAATTTTCAACAACCTACTTTTCTCTGGTCGTCTCACGCTCCCTTCCCTCCAAGCTTTTCGACATTGCACCCTCCAG GATATTTACTTGGGAGAATATGATGCTGATGTTGTGGATGATTCTTGGATGGATATCGTCTCATCACAGGGTTCATCTCTGCTTCATCTGGATCTATCAGCGTCTCAACTCACTGACTATGGACTTAGCTATCTGCAACAAG GCCTGACAAACTTGACGAGTTTGAGTTTTGgaagaaaccatgcaatttctgCTGAAGGAATGAGTGCCCTTTCTGGTCTAGTTAACTTGGTCAACTTGAATTTGGAGAGATGTCCTGGGATTCATGGAGGCCTTGTTCATCTTCAAG GTTTAACCAAGTTGGAATCTCTGAATCTGAAGTGGTGTAATTGCATAATAGATGTCGATATGAAACCTCTATCAG AGCTTACAAACCTGAAAAGTCTTGAGATTTCCTCCAGTAAAGTCACAGATATTGGCATCCGTTTTCTAAAAG GGCTACAAAATCTTGCTCTGTTAAATTTGGAAGGCTGCTTCGTAACAGCTGCATGCTTGGATACTCTTGCAG AGCTTCCAGCCCTCTCGAACTTGAATATCAGTAGATGCAATTTTACTAACAATGGATGTGAAATGTTTTCAC GACTGACAAAGTTGAAGAGCTTGAACCTTGATTCATGCAGAATTGATGATGATGGATTGGTCCACCTGGCAG GCCATCAGCAATTAAAATGTCTGGAACTCTCTGATACAGAAATTGGAAGCAGTGGACTTCAACATTTATCAG GAATGTATAGTCTGGAGAAACTAAATGTGTCATTCACAATGATTAGTGATAGTGGTTTAAGTGAATTGTGTGGACTGTCATCTCTCAAGTCACTCAATTTGGATGCTCGCCGTGTTACTGATTATGGACTCGCTACCCTTGCAA GTTTGTCCGGGCTTACTGACCTGGATTTGTTTGGGGTACAGATCACAGATTTTGGAACAAACTACCTCAAAA ACTTTAAGAGCTTGCAGTCGCTGGAAATATGCGGTGGAGGATTGACTGATGATGgtgtgaaaaatataaaaaatctttCGTCTCTTATGTTCTTGAACTTATCACAAAACTCCAACCTCACAGACACTGCACTCCACTTAATTTCGG GGCTTACTAGTTTGGTTTCTTTGAATGTTTCAAATTCGAGGATCACGCGTGATGGGCTGCAGCATCTGAAAACACTACACAAGTTGAGGTCTTTGTCAATGGAGTCATGTGAGGTGACAACAAATGACATTAAGGAACTTAAATCAAAATATCTCCCGAATCTCCTAAGCTTTCGCCCTGAAGAGTGA
- the LOC107617486 gene encoding F-box/LRR-repeat protein 14 isoform X1, whose product MVVSGRGDAHKRLCSSKFFKSWVSHPQKGQHCPSLLNLCIHAATQDILQYHTFSELPPDLTQQIFNNLLFSGRLTLPSLQAFRHCTLQDIYLGEYDADVVDDSWMDIVSSQGSSLLHLDLSASQLTDYGLSYLQQGLTNLTSLSFGRNHAISAEGMSALSGLVNLVNLNLERCPGIHGGLVHLQGLTKLESLNLKWCNCIIDVDMKPLSELTNLKSLEISSSKVTDIGIRFLKGLQNLALLNLEGCFVTAACLDTLAELSLLDLRLTKESFKQQVNIVIDCFLPELPALSNLNISRCNFTNNGCEMFSRLENLEVLNLGFNEISNPCLGHLKGLTKLKSLNLDSCRIDDDGLVHLAGHQQLKCLELSDTEIGSSGLQHLSGMYSLEKLNVSFTMISDSGLSELCGLSSLKSLNLDARRVTDYGLATLASLSGLTDLDLFGVQITDFGTNYLKNFKSLQSLEICGGGLTDDGVKNIKNLSSLMFLNLSQNSNLTDTALHLISGLTSLVSLNVSNSRITRDGLQHLKTLHKLRSLSMESCEVTTNDIKELKSKYLPNLLSFRPEE is encoded by the exons ATGGTGGTTTCTGGTAGAGGAGATGCACACAAGCGTCTTTGCAGCTCCAAATTCTTCAAATCTTGGGTTTCTCATCCACAAAAGGGACAACACTGTCCATCACTTCTCAATTTGTGCATCCACGCAGCCACCCAG GACATACTTCAATATCATACCTTTTCTGAACTCCCACCGGATTTAACTCAGCAAATTTTCAACAACCTACTTTTCTCTGGTCGTCTCACGCTCCCTTCCCTCCAAGCTTTTCGACATTGCACCCTCCAG GATATTTACTTGGGAGAATATGATGCTGATGTTGTGGATGATTCTTGGATGGATATCGTCTCATCACAGGGTTCATCTCTGCTTCATCTGGATCTATCAGCGTCTCAACTCACTGACTATGGACTTAGCTATCTGCAACAAG GCCTGACAAACTTGACGAGTTTGAGTTTTGgaagaaaccatgcaatttctgCTGAAGGAATGAGTGCCCTTTCTGGTCTAGTTAACTTGGTCAACTTGAATTTGGAGAGATGTCCTGGGATTCATGGAGGCCTTGTTCATCTTCAAG GTTTAACCAAGTTGGAATCTCTGAATCTGAAGTGGTGTAATTGCATAATAGATGTCGATATGAAACCTCTATCAG AGCTTACAAACCTGAAAAGTCTTGAGATTTCCTCCAGTAAAGTCACAGATATTGGCATCCGTTTTCTAAAAG GGCTACAAAATCTTGCTCTGTTAAATTTGGAAGGCTGCTTCGTAACAGCTGCATGCTTGGATACTCTTGCAG AACTTTCTTTGTTGGATTTAAGATTAACTAAAGAATCATTCAAGCAACAAGTTAATATTGTGATTGATTGTTTTCTGCCAGAGCTTCCAGCCCTCTCGAACTTGAATATCAGTAGATGCAATTTTACTAACAATGGATGTGAAATGTTTTCAC GACTGGAAAATTTGGAAGTGTTAAACTTGGGATTTAATGAAATATCAAATCCATGTTTAGGACACTTGAAAG GACTGACAAAGTTGAAGAGCTTGAACCTTGATTCATGCAGAATTGATGATGATGGATTGGTCCACCTGGCAG GCCATCAGCAATTAAAATGTCTGGAACTCTCTGATACAGAAATTGGAAGCAGTGGACTTCAACATTTATCAG GAATGTATAGTCTGGAGAAACTAAATGTGTCATTCACAATGATTAGTGATAGTGGTTTAAGTGAATTGTGTGGACTGTCATCTCTCAAGTCACTCAATTTGGATGCTCGCCGTGTTACTGATTATGGACTCGCTACCCTTGCAA GTTTGTCCGGGCTTACTGACCTGGATTTGTTTGGGGTACAGATCACAGATTTTGGAACAAACTACCTCAAAA ACTTTAAGAGCTTGCAGTCGCTGGAAATATGCGGTGGAGGATTGACTGATGATGgtgtgaaaaatataaaaaatctttCGTCTCTTATGTTCTTGAACTTATCACAAAACTCCAACCTCACAGACACTGCACTCCACTTAATTTCGG GGCTTACTAGTTTGGTTTCTTTGAATGTTTCAAATTCGAGGATCACGCGTGATGGGCTGCAGCATCTGAAAACACTACACAAGTTGAGGTCTTTGTCAATGGAGTCATGTGAGGTGACAACAAATGACATTAAGGAACTTAAATCAAAATATCTCCCGAATCTCCTAAGCTTTCGCCCTGAAGAGTGA
- the LOC107616762 gene encoding DEAD-box ATP-dependent RNA helicase 35 has translation MMEEDDDYVEYVPVAKRRAMQAQNILQQKGKYFVSSSSSSFVGDDGSEAKPSLLVKASQLKKEQPEISATEQILQQEQEMLDNLPDRKTLLSVRELAKGITYSEPLPTGWKPPLRLRTMPKRETDLIRKQWHIIVHGEDVPCPVKNFKDMRFPDPILNKLRAKGIVQPTPIQVQGLPVILSGRDMIGIAFTGSGKTLVFVLPMIMLALQEEIMMPVVPGEGPFGLVVCPSRELARQTYEVVEQFLKPLREAGYPELRPLLCIGGIDMRSQVDVVKKGVHIVVATPGRLKDLLAKKKMNLDSCRYLTLDEADRLVDLGFEDDIREVFDHFKAQRQTLLFSATMPTKIQNFSRSALVKPVIVNVGRAGAANLDVIQEVEYVKQEAKIVYLLECLQKTPPPVLVFCENKADVDDIHEYLLMKGVEAVAVHGGKDQEEREYAIAAFKSGKKDVLVATDIASKGLDFPDIQHVINYDMPAEIENYVHRIGRTGRCGKTGIATTFINKNQSETTLLDLKHLLQEAKQRIPPVLADLIDPTEENDEITGKTGVKGCAYCGGLGHRIRDCPKFEHQKSMAIANTRKDYFGSGGYRGEI, from the coding sequence ATgatggaagaagatgatgattaCGTGGAGTACGTGCCTGTGGCGAAGCGCAGGGCCATGCAAGCACAGAACATCCTTCAACAAAAAGGGAAGTACTTtgtttcttcttcctcctcctccttcgtTGGCGATGATGGGAGCGAAGCGAAACCGAGCCTTCTGGTTAAGGCTTCGCAGCTGAAAAAGGAACAGCCGGAGATCAGTGCTACGGAGCAGATTCTTCAACAAGAGCAGGAGATGCTCGACAATTTGCCTGACAGAAAAACCCTTTTGTCCGTTCGTGAATTGGCGAAGGGAATCACTTACTCTGAGCCTCTGCCAACTGGGTGGAAACCACCTCTGCGCCTGAGAACCATGCCCAAAAGGGAAACTGATTTGATCCGGAAACAGTGGCATATCATTGTTCACGGTGAAGATGTCCCTTGCCCTGTTAAGAATTTCAAGGACATGAGGTTCCCTGATCCCATCTTAAACAAGCTGAGAGCAAAAGGGATAGTTCAACCGACTCCAATTCAGGTTCAGGGCCTTCCTGTCATTTTATCAGGAAGGGATATGATTGGCATTGCTTTTACCGGCTCTGGCAAGACTCTTGTCTTTGTGCTTCCAATGATCATGCTGGCATTGCAGGAGGAGATTATGATGCCTGTTGTTCCCGGAGAAGGCCCTTTTGGATTGGTTGTTTGCCCATCTAGGGAACTTGCAAGGCAGACTTATGAAGTGGTTGAGCAGTTCTTGAAGCCTTTGAGGGAAGCCGGTTATCCTGAGCTGAGGCCGTTGCTTTGTATTGGTGGGATAGACATGAGATCACAGGTGGATGTTGTGAAGAAGGGTGTTCACATTGTTGTTGCCACTCCTGGAAGATTGAAGGATTTGCTggcaaagaagaagatgaatcttGACAGTTGTAGGTACTTGACTCTGGATGAGGCTGATAGGTTGGTGGATTTGGGGTTTGAGGATGACATTAGAGAAGTCTTTGATCACTTCAAAGCTCAGAGGCAGACCCTTCTGTTCTCTGCCACCATGCCAACCAAAATCCAGAACTTCTCAAGAAGCGCTTTGGTGAAGCCAGTTATAGTGAATGTGGGAAGGGCAGGGGCTGCAAATCTTGATGTGATTCAGGAGGTAGAGTATGTCAAGCAAGAGGCCAAAATAGTGTATCTCCTCGAGTGCCTCCAGAAAACCCCACCACCTGTTTTGGTGTTCTGCGAAAACAAGGCTGATGTGGATGACATTCATGAATATCTTCTAATGAAAGGAGTAGAGGCAGTTGCCGTTCATGGAGGCAAGGATCAAGAAGAGCGAGAGTATGCCATTGCGGCCTTTAAGTCTGGAAAGAAAGATGTGTTGGTTGCAACTGATATTGCGTCCAAGGGTCTGGATTTTCCTGATATTCAGCATGTCATCAATTATGACATGCCGGCTGAAATCGAGAATTATGTGCATAGAATTGGAAGGACTGGAAGATGTGGCAAGACTGGTATAGCAACCACTTTCATAAACAAGAACCAAAGTGAGACAACACTGCTTGATCTGAAACACCTTCTGCAAGAAGCTAAGCAGAGGATTCCTCCAGTTTTGGCAGATTTGATTGATCCCACGGAAGAAAATGATGAGATTACTGGCAAAACTGGTGTCAAGGGATGTGCATATTGTGGCGGTCTTGGTCATCGCATCCGTGATTGTCCTAAATTCGAGCATCAGAAGAGCATGGCGATTGCTAATACTAGGAAGGATTATTTTGGATCTGGTGGTTACAGGGGAGAAATTTGA
- the LOC107617486 gene encoding F-box/LRR-repeat protein 14 isoform X3 codes for MVVSGRGDAHKRLCSSKFFKSWVSHPQKGQHCPSLLNLCIHAATQDILQYHTFSELPPDLTQQIFNNLLFSGRLTLPSLQAFRHCTLQDIYLGEYDADVVDDSWMDIVSSQGSSLLHLDLSASQLTDYGLSYLQQGLTNLTSLSFGRNHAISAEGMSALSGLVNLVNLNLERCPGIHGGLVHLQGLTKLESLNLKWCNCIIDVDMKPLSELTNLKSLEISSSKVTDIGIRFLKGLQNLALLNLEGCFVTAACLDTLAELPALSNLNISRCNFTNNGCEMFSRLENLEVLNLGFNEISNPCLGHLKGLTKLKSLNLDSCRIDDDGLVHLAGHQQLKCLELSDTEIGSSGLQHLSGMYSLEKLNVSFTMISDSGLSELCGLSSLKSLNLDARRVTDYGLATLASLSGLTDLDLFGVQITDFGTNYLKNFKSLQSLEICGGGLTDDGVKNIKNLSSLMFLNLSQNSNLTDTALHLISGLTSLVSLNVSNSRITRDGLQHLKTLHKLRSLSMESCEVTTNDIKELKSKYLPNLLSFRPEE; via the exons ATGGTGGTTTCTGGTAGAGGAGATGCACACAAGCGTCTTTGCAGCTCCAAATTCTTCAAATCTTGGGTTTCTCATCCACAAAAGGGACAACACTGTCCATCACTTCTCAATTTGTGCATCCACGCAGCCACCCAG GACATACTTCAATATCATACCTTTTCTGAACTCCCACCGGATTTAACTCAGCAAATTTTCAACAACCTACTTTTCTCTGGTCGTCTCACGCTCCCTTCCCTCCAAGCTTTTCGACATTGCACCCTCCAG GATATTTACTTGGGAGAATATGATGCTGATGTTGTGGATGATTCTTGGATGGATATCGTCTCATCACAGGGTTCATCTCTGCTTCATCTGGATCTATCAGCGTCTCAACTCACTGACTATGGACTTAGCTATCTGCAACAAG GCCTGACAAACTTGACGAGTTTGAGTTTTGgaagaaaccatgcaatttctgCTGAAGGAATGAGTGCCCTTTCTGGTCTAGTTAACTTGGTCAACTTGAATTTGGAGAGATGTCCTGGGATTCATGGAGGCCTTGTTCATCTTCAAG GTTTAACCAAGTTGGAATCTCTGAATCTGAAGTGGTGTAATTGCATAATAGATGTCGATATGAAACCTCTATCAG AGCTTACAAACCTGAAAAGTCTTGAGATTTCCTCCAGTAAAGTCACAGATATTGGCATCCGTTTTCTAAAAG GGCTACAAAATCTTGCTCTGTTAAATTTGGAAGGCTGCTTCGTAACAGCTGCATGCTTGGATACTCTTGCAG AGCTTCCAGCCCTCTCGAACTTGAATATCAGTAGATGCAATTTTACTAACAATGGATGTGAAATGTTTTCAC GACTGGAAAATTTGGAAGTGTTAAACTTGGGATTTAATGAAATATCAAATCCATGTTTAGGACACTTGAAAG GACTGACAAAGTTGAAGAGCTTGAACCTTGATTCATGCAGAATTGATGATGATGGATTGGTCCACCTGGCAG GCCATCAGCAATTAAAATGTCTGGAACTCTCTGATACAGAAATTGGAAGCAGTGGACTTCAACATTTATCAG GAATGTATAGTCTGGAGAAACTAAATGTGTCATTCACAATGATTAGTGATAGTGGTTTAAGTGAATTGTGTGGACTGTCATCTCTCAAGTCACTCAATTTGGATGCTCGCCGTGTTACTGATTATGGACTCGCTACCCTTGCAA GTTTGTCCGGGCTTACTGACCTGGATTTGTTTGGGGTACAGATCACAGATTTTGGAACAAACTACCTCAAAA ACTTTAAGAGCTTGCAGTCGCTGGAAATATGCGGTGGAGGATTGACTGATGATGgtgtgaaaaatataaaaaatctttCGTCTCTTATGTTCTTGAACTTATCACAAAACTCCAACCTCACAGACACTGCACTCCACTTAATTTCGG GGCTTACTAGTTTGGTTTCTTTGAATGTTTCAAATTCGAGGATCACGCGTGATGGGCTGCAGCATCTGAAAACACTACACAAGTTGAGGTCTTTGTCAATGGAGTCATGTGAGGTGACAACAAATGACATTAAGGAACTTAAATCAAAATATCTCCCGAATCTCCTAAGCTTTCGCCCTGAAGAGTGA
- the LOC107617486 gene encoding F-box/LRR-repeat protein 14 isoform X2, producing the protein MVVSGRGDAHKRLCSSKFFKSWVSHPQKGQHCPSLLNLCIHAATQDILQYHTFSELPPDLTQQIFNNLLFSGRLTLPSLQAFRHCTLQDIYLGEYDADVVDDSWMDIVSSQGSSLLHLDLSASQLTDYGLSYLQQGLTNLTSLSFGRNHAISAEGMSALSGLVNLVNLNLERCPGIHGGLVHLQGLTKLESLNLKWCNCIIDVDMKPLSELTNLKSLEISSSKVTDIGIRFLKGLQNLALLNLEGCFVTAACLDTLAELSLLDLRLTKESFKQQVNIVIDCFLPELPALSNLNISRCNFTNNGCEMFSRLTKLKSLNLDSCRIDDDGLVHLAGHQQLKCLELSDTEIGSSGLQHLSGMYSLEKLNVSFTMISDSGLSELCGLSSLKSLNLDARRVTDYGLATLASLSGLTDLDLFGVQITDFGTNYLKNFKSLQSLEICGGGLTDDGVKNIKNLSSLMFLNLSQNSNLTDTALHLISGLTSLVSLNVSNSRITRDGLQHLKTLHKLRSLSMESCEVTTNDIKELKSKYLPNLLSFRPEE; encoded by the exons ATGGTGGTTTCTGGTAGAGGAGATGCACACAAGCGTCTTTGCAGCTCCAAATTCTTCAAATCTTGGGTTTCTCATCCACAAAAGGGACAACACTGTCCATCACTTCTCAATTTGTGCATCCACGCAGCCACCCAG GACATACTTCAATATCATACCTTTTCTGAACTCCCACCGGATTTAACTCAGCAAATTTTCAACAACCTACTTTTCTCTGGTCGTCTCACGCTCCCTTCCCTCCAAGCTTTTCGACATTGCACCCTCCAG GATATTTACTTGGGAGAATATGATGCTGATGTTGTGGATGATTCTTGGATGGATATCGTCTCATCACAGGGTTCATCTCTGCTTCATCTGGATCTATCAGCGTCTCAACTCACTGACTATGGACTTAGCTATCTGCAACAAG GCCTGACAAACTTGACGAGTTTGAGTTTTGgaagaaaccatgcaatttctgCTGAAGGAATGAGTGCCCTTTCTGGTCTAGTTAACTTGGTCAACTTGAATTTGGAGAGATGTCCTGGGATTCATGGAGGCCTTGTTCATCTTCAAG GTTTAACCAAGTTGGAATCTCTGAATCTGAAGTGGTGTAATTGCATAATAGATGTCGATATGAAACCTCTATCAG AGCTTACAAACCTGAAAAGTCTTGAGATTTCCTCCAGTAAAGTCACAGATATTGGCATCCGTTTTCTAAAAG GGCTACAAAATCTTGCTCTGTTAAATTTGGAAGGCTGCTTCGTAACAGCTGCATGCTTGGATACTCTTGCAG AACTTTCTTTGTTGGATTTAAGATTAACTAAAGAATCATTCAAGCAACAAGTTAATATTGTGATTGATTGTTTTCTGCCAGAGCTTCCAGCCCTCTCGAACTTGAATATCAGTAGATGCAATTTTACTAACAATGGATGTGAAATGTTTTCAC GACTGACAAAGTTGAAGAGCTTGAACCTTGATTCATGCAGAATTGATGATGATGGATTGGTCCACCTGGCAG GCCATCAGCAATTAAAATGTCTGGAACTCTCTGATACAGAAATTGGAAGCAGTGGACTTCAACATTTATCAG GAATGTATAGTCTGGAGAAACTAAATGTGTCATTCACAATGATTAGTGATAGTGGTTTAAGTGAATTGTGTGGACTGTCATCTCTCAAGTCACTCAATTTGGATGCTCGCCGTGTTACTGATTATGGACTCGCTACCCTTGCAA GTTTGTCCGGGCTTACTGACCTGGATTTGTTTGGGGTACAGATCACAGATTTTGGAACAAACTACCTCAAAA ACTTTAAGAGCTTGCAGTCGCTGGAAATATGCGGTGGAGGATTGACTGATGATGgtgtgaaaaatataaaaaatctttCGTCTCTTATGTTCTTGAACTTATCACAAAACTCCAACCTCACAGACACTGCACTCCACTTAATTTCGG GGCTTACTAGTTTGGTTTCTTTGAATGTTTCAAATTCGAGGATCACGCGTGATGGGCTGCAGCATCTGAAAACACTACACAAGTTGAGGTCTTTGTCAATGGAGTCATGTGAGGTGACAACAAATGACATTAAGGAACTTAAATCAAAATATCTCCCGAATCTCCTAAGCTTTCGCCCTGAAGAGTGA